One genomic segment of Vagococcus intermedius includes these proteins:
- the dltB gene encoding D-alanyl-lipoteichoic acid biosynthesis protein DltB, producing the protein MMFYLSPYENPFYFIILGITLIPLVIQLLRGKRMMWYQNVLTVFFLWMSFGGPSLRQGIALLIYIAWQTFLVWWYFGHRQRKNSNIGFYSAVILAILPLFLVKVIPFILERNFMIDAVSANPDLKTIPTFIGFLGISYLTFKAVQMIMEIRDGLIKEYHVGRYLQFLIFFPTISSGPIDRYRRFEKDLLNPPDRDKYVSLLANGIQMFFMGFLYKFIIGYILGVQLLPHVKNFALEQGGLSLGLLGTMYVYSLYLFFDFAGYSLFAVGASNIMGYETPINFNKPFLSHNIKEFWNRWHMSLSFWFRDYVYMRLMFTLIKKKVFKSRIVASNVGYFALFLLMGAWHGLTWYYLVYGLYHATLICLTDVWLRYKKKNKDKIPSNRFTHGLAVVGTFHAVALSFLIFSGFLDTLIKARFG; encoded by the coding sequence ATGATGTTTTATTTATCGCCATATGAGAACCCCTTTTATTTTATTATTTTAGGTATTACGCTCATTCCTTTGGTTATTCAGCTATTAAGAGGAAAACGAATGATGTGGTACCAAAATGTTTTGACAGTCTTCTTTTTATGGATGAGTTTTGGTGGACCTAGTTTACGTCAAGGGATTGCCTTACTAATCTATATTGCTTGGCAAACGTTCTTGGTATGGTGGTATTTTGGTCATCGCCAGAGAAAAAATAGCAATATCGGTTTTTATAGTGCAGTGATACTAGCCATCTTACCCTTATTTTTGGTTAAGGTTATTCCATTTATATTAGAACGTAATTTTATGATAGATGCTGTTTCAGCCAATCCAGATTTAAAAACAATTCCAACTTTTATCGGCTTTTTAGGAATATCTTACTTGACCTTTAAAGCGGTTCAGATGATTATGGAAATCCGTGACGGTTTAATTAAAGAGTACCATGTCGGACGATACTTACAATTTTTAATTTTTTTCCCGACAATTTCTTCAGGACCAATTGATCGTTATCGACGTTTTGAGAAAGACTTATTGAACCCACCAGATCGTGACAAGTATGTCTCGTTATTAGCTAATGGCATTCAAATGTTTTTTATGGGATTTCTATATAAATTTATTATCGGGTATATTTTAGGTGTTCAATTATTGCCACATGTTAAGAATTTTGCTCTTGAGCAAGGTGGTCTGTCTCTAGGTTTACTAGGAACAATGTATGTTTATAGCTTATACTTGTTTTTTGATTTTGCTGGCTACAGTCTTTTTGCAGTAGGAGCCAGTAATATTATGGGGTATGAAACACCAATTAACTTTAACAAGCCCTTTTTAAGTCACAATATTAAAGAGTTTTGGAACAGATGGCACATGTCATTATCATTTTGGTTTAGAGACTATGTTTATATGCGTTTAATGTTTACCTTGATTAAGAAGAAGGTCTTTAAAAGTCGCATTGTTGCCTCTAATGTTGGTTACTTCGCTTTATTCTTATTGATGGGTGCATGGCACGGTTTAACTTGGTATTATCTAGTTTACGGGTTATACCATGCGACCTTAATTTGCCTGACAGACGTTTGGTTACGTTATAAAAAGAAAAATAAAGATAAGATTCCAAGCAATCGTTTTACTCATGGACTAGCAGTAGTCGGAACGTTCCATGCGGTAGCGCTAAGTTTCTTAATCTTTTCAGGATTTTTAGATACACTTATTAAAGCCAGATTTGGTTAA